Proteins found in one Meiothermus cerbereus DSM 11376 genomic segment:
- a CDS encoding serine hydrolase domain-containing protein, producing MHRRAVLKGLASVLLGGSRGFAQTLPDPNNPLFHKLAAAYSARNRGIALLVVVDGQTVFEDYPNGGSPTRGHELASGTKSFCGVMAVAAVQDGLLSLEEPLAQTLTEWQGDPWRSQINLSQLLHLTSGIPGGNLARPPTYRAALETPAEAPPGTRFSYGPIPFQVFGELMRRKLKGDPLEYLSQRIFKPIGLEYTFWRRGPDGNPHLPSGAFLTARSWAKFGELVRQGGRWQGQRVVDEELLQKCFEPSRVNPIYGLTWWLGRPISPAQRAAIGRVGQGIDALASTPGLPDDMVIAAGAGDQRLYISRKLRLVVVRQAEGIVESLAGRRTAFSDAAFLRLLLTGQG from the coding sequence ATGCATCGCCGAGCCGTGCTCAAGGGTCTGGCCTCAGTCCTGCTGGGAGGTTCCAGGGGATTCGCCCAAACCCTGCCCGACCCCAACAACCCCCTTTTCCACAAACTTGCAGCAGCTTATTCTGCCCGGAACCGGGGCATCGCGCTTTTGGTGGTGGTAGACGGTCAGACCGTGTTTGAGGACTATCCCAATGGCGGCAGCCCCACCCGTGGCCACGAGCTGGCCAGCGGCACCAAGAGCTTTTGCGGGGTTATGGCCGTTGCTGCCGTACAGGACGGCCTGCTTTCGCTGGAAGAACCCCTGGCCCAGACCTTGACCGAGTGGCAGGGCGACCCTTGGCGTTCGCAAATTAATCTGAGCCAGCTCTTGCATCTCACCAGCGGCATTCCCGGTGGTAACCTAGCCCGCCCCCCCACCTACCGGGCCGCCCTCGAGACCCCTGCCGAGGCCCCACCGGGTACCCGCTTTTCCTATGGCCCCATCCCCTTTCAGGTTTTTGGCGAGCTGATGCGGCGAAAACTGAAAGGCGACCCCCTGGAGTACCTGAGCCAGCGCATCTTCAAGCCGATTGGCCTCGAGTACACCTTCTGGCGTCGGGGGCCCGACGGCAACCCCCACCTGCCCTCCGGAGCCTTCCTGACCGCCCGTAGCTGGGCCAAGTTCGGCGAGTTGGTGCGCCAGGGCGGGCGGTGGCAGGGCCAGCGCGTGGTAGACGAAGAGCTGCTGCAAAAGTGTTTTGAGCCCTCGAGGGTCAACCCCATCTACGGCCTGACCTGGTGGCTGGGACGCCCCATCAGTCCGGCCCAGCGGGCGGCCATCGGGCGCGTGGGGCAGGGCATTGACGCGCTGGCCAGCACCCCGGGCCTGCCCGACGACATGGTTATCGCGGCGGGTGCGGGCGACCAGCGCCTCTACATCAGCCGCAAGCTGAGGCTGGTGGTGGTACGGCAAGCCGAAGGAATTGTAGAAAGTTTGGCCGGGCGTAGAACCGCCTTCTCCGATGCCGCTTTTCTACGTCTGCTCTTGACCGGTCAGGGTTAG
- a CDS encoding NAD(P)H-dependent oxidoreductase codes for MNVLIIYAHPNPNSFNAAMRDLAVRALSQAGHSILLSDLYTMRFNPVLSAKELQGDLRDIQPEIEKVRRADLLLFQFPDWWYGMPAIMKGWIERVFAYGFAYDDEHSFENGLLRGKKAMLSLTVGAREDYFRQAPQRDLMRVLEPIHYGVFAYCGMEVLPPFIAYGPGEMSEAERKATLEAFREHLKKLPELTPLCFS; via the coding sequence CGCCATGCGCGACTTGGCGGTGCGGGCCTTGAGCCAGGCCGGGCACAGCATTCTGCTTTCCGACCTCTACACCATGCGGTTTAATCCGGTACTCAGCGCAAAGGAGCTACAGGGCGACCTGCGAGACATCCAGCCCGAGATCGAAAAGGTTCGGCGGGCCGACCTGCTCTTGTTCCAGTTTCCCGACTGGTGGTACGGGATGCCGGCCATCATGAAGGGCTGGATTGAGCGGGTTTTTGCTTACGGGTTTGCCTACGACGACGAGCATAGCTTCGAAAACGGTCTTTTGCGCGGCAAAAAAGCCATGCTCAGCCTGACGGTAGGCGCGCGCGAGGATTATTTTCGCCAGGCTCCCCAGCGCGACCTGATGCGGGTGCTGGAACCCATCCATTACGGCGTTTTTGCCTATTGCGGCATGGAAGTTCTGCCCCCTTTTATCGCTTACGGGCCAGGGGAGATGAGCGAGGCCGAGCGTAAAGCCACCCTCGAGGCCTTCCGGGAGCATTTGAAAAAACTACCCGAGCTGACGCCCCTTTGCTTCAGCTAA